The Pseudomonadota bacterium genome segment GATCTCGAAGCTTTGGAGATCCCCAAGCTGCCGGAAATGGAAGATTTGAGCGTCGTCAAGGAAGGCCTCGGCGAATCGACCGGGTACAAGCTGCTGAAGGCGTATGACAACGTCATCGATCTCGGTATCCGGTGCTGGCAGTACCACTTTGAGTTCCTCAACCTCGGGTACGCGGCCTACGTCACCTTCCTCGACTTCTGTCAGAAGATCTTCCCCGATATCCCGCCACAGCGCGTAACGCAGATGATCTCGGGTATCGACGTGATCATGTACCAGCCTGATGAGGAGCTGAAAAACCTCGCCCGACGCGCCGTTGATCTGGGCGTGGACGCCGAGGTGCGCAAGGGTACCGACTATGAAGCCCTGAAAGCCTCGTTGGGCGGCAGCGATGCCGGGAAACAGTGGTTGGCTGCCTTTGAAAAGGCCCGTTATCCGTGGTTCAACGTATCGACCGGTACCGGCTGGTATCACCACGATCGTTCCTGGAACGATGACCTGTCTGTTCCGTTGTCTTCGATCGGTATCTACATCGATAAGCTGCATGAAGGCAATTCGCTGGAGCGGCCGATGGAGGCCGTGCAGCAGGAGCGTGATCGCATCACGGCGGAGTATCGCAACCTGATCAGCACCGACGAGGATCGCGCAACGTTCGATCAGTTGCTCGGTACCGCCAAGACGGTGTTCCCCTATGTCGAAAACCATCTCTTCTACGTCGAGCACTGGTTCCATTCGGTTTTCTGGAACAAGATTCGTGAAGTTGCAGAGATCGTCAAAGAGTTCGGGATCATCGAGGATGTCGAGGACATCTGGTACCTGAAGCGTGGCGAGATTCGCGATGTGTTGTGGGATGTGGTGACCGCATGGGCGACCAATGTCAAACCGCGCGGCACCTACACCTGGCCCAAGGAGATCGACTGGCGCCGTGGTGTGATGAAGAAGTTCCAGGAATGGAGTCCGCCTCCGGCCGTCGGACCGGCGCCCGATGTGATACAGGAGCCGTTCACGGTCGTGCTGTGGGGTGTTACCAACGAGTCGCTCAAGTCGTGGTCCGATATTCAGAATGTAGCCAACCTCGATGACATCGATTCGTTCAAGGGCTTCCCCGGCAGTCCCGGCAGCGTCGAAGGCAAGGCGCGTGTTTGCCGGACGGTTGCAGATATCGGTCAGCTCGAGGAGGGAGAGATTCTGGTTGCTCCAACGACCTCACCGTCCTGGGCCCCGGTTTTCATCAAGATCAAGGCCTGTGTAACCGACGTGGGCGGTGTTATGAGCCATGCCGCTATCGTCTGTCGCGAGTACGGGATGCCGGCGATTGTCGGCACCGGTCACGCCACCAAGATCATCAAGACTGGACAGATGCTCAAAGTGAACGGGACGACCGGCGAAGTGACGATCGTAAAGTAGTGCAAGATACCCTGATACTTGCAGGTTCTTGATGTTCTCCAGTTAGGCAGGTGTTCGGCTGGCTTCGGCCAGCCGGGCTCCGGCCGCCTAGAGGAAAAGGGTTATGAAGGGAAATGCACCACTGGTTTGTTGGTTTCAAGAGTGCCGAAAAGAGGATGTACCGCTGGTCGGGGGCAAGAACTCATCGTTGGGGGAACTGATTAACGCCGGTATTCGAGTACCGCCGGGATTCGCCCTGACCACCCACGCCTACCGCCAGTTTATCGAGCAGGGGAAACTCAGCGAAAAGCTGATGGGCCTGTGTGACGGCATCGATGACACCGATATGCAGGCGCTGGAGGCCGCTTCCGTAGAAGCGCGTCGGCTTATCGAAGAGACCGATCTGACGTACGAGTTGGAAGACAGCGTCGCCGAGTACTATCGCAAACTTTCCAATTACTGCTGCATGCCGGCCACGCCTGTTGCCGTTCGTTCCAGCGCTACCGCTGAGGACTTGCCCGATGCGAGTTTTGCCGGTCAACAGGACACCTATCTCTGGATTCGAGGCGTCGACGATGTGCTGAACCGCGTCAAGACATGCATATCGAGCCTCTACACGGCGCGTGCCATTGCGTACAGAAACAAAAACAAGTTCAAACATCATGAGGTGGCTATCAGCGTCGGGATTCAGAAGATGGCCAACTCGTGGACGGCCGGCGTGATGTTCACACTCAATCCGAGTAACGGTGACCGCTCCAGTATCGTTATCGATTCGAACTTCGGATTTGGTGAATCGGTCGTGTCGGGGGAAGTGACACCCGACCAGTTCCTTGTGAACAAGGTGTCGGAAGAGATCATGGCGCGCACGATCTCGTGCAAAGAGGTCTGTTACACCGTCGATCCCATTACCCAAACATCGATACGATCCGAGGTTCCTGCTGAACGCCAGGAGGTTCAGTCATTGCTGGACCACGAAATCGAAGAGTTGGCGCGCATGGGCAAGTTGATCGAGAAGCACTATGGACGACCCATGGACGTGGAATGGGCCGTTGATAAAACAGTCCCGTCCGGTGGCAACATCTTCATCCTCCAGGCACGCCCCGAGACGGTGTGGAGTGCCCGCAAAACCGATCCGGTCAGCGGCGGCCGCAAATCGGCCCTCGAGCACATCGTCAACTCGGTGATGACGGGAAAGCGGCTGCAATGATGAGAGACCATCGCTTGCAGGCCCTTGTCAGAAGCAGTGCGTAACAGTCACACAACATAACCAAAAGGATAGCCACCATGGATCTACGAAATTTCATCGACAAATGCGAGAAAGCCGGCGAACTGGCGCGAGTCAGCGCCGAGGTCGATTGGAATCTCGAGCTTTCGCACATTTCGAAGGTGACCGAAGAGAAGAAGGGACCAGCGCTGCTGTTCGAGAATATCAAGGGGTATGACTCGCCCGTTTTTACCGGCGCGTTTGCCACCGCAAGTCGTCTGGCGATGTCGGTCAACATGCCGGGTCACTACTCGCTTTGCGATTCCGCGCGCGAGTGGATGAACAAGACCATCGATGAACTGATTCCGGCAAAGGAAGTAAAAGAGGGTCCGATACTGGAGAACATTCACTCCGGTAAAAAAGTGGATCTGAACATGTTTCCGGTGCCGCGGTTTTTCCCCAGGGACGGCGGGCGCTACATCGGTACGGCCACCTTCCTGGCGATTCGTGACCCCGACTCCGGGAAAGTCAATCTCGGCACCTATCGCATGCAGATGCTCGATGAAAAACGGTGCGGCGTGCAGATTCTGCCCGGCAAACGCGGCGAACGCATCATGAACAAGTACAAGAAAATGGGCAAGAAGATGCCCGCGGCTGCAGTTATCGGTTGCGATCCGTTGATGATGATGGCCGGCGCCCTCCAGCACGAAGGTGCCCAAAGCCAGTACGACATCATCGGTTCGGTGCGCGGTGCGCCGTCGGAGTACATGCTGGCGCCGATGACGGGATTACCGATTCCGGCGGGGGCAGAGATCGTGCTCGAGGGAGAGATCGATCCGGAGAACTTCCAACCCGAAGGCCCGTTTGGCGAGTACACCGGGTATTACACCGACGAACTTTACAAGGTGATCAAAAAACCGTGTCTCGAGGTCAAGCAGATCCTGCACCGCAATAACCCGATTCTGTGGGCGACGTCGGTGGGCCGTCCGGTGACCGATGTGCATATGCTGCTTTCGTTTACCCGCACCGCGATGTTGTGGAGCGATCTGGCCAAAATGGGAATTCCCGGTATCAAGTCGGTCAATGTGATGCCGGAGTCTGCCGGCCGTTTCTGGGCGGTGGTTTCCGTAAAGACCATGTATCCCGGTCACTCTTCCCAGGTCGGCCAGGCGGTCATCTCCACCATAACCGGCAGCTACGGAATCAAGGGTGTCATCGTTGTCGACGAGGACATCGAGGCCGACGATGTGCAGCGCGTCTTCTGGGCGCTGGCGTGTCGTTA includes the following:
- a CDS encoding phenylphosphate synthase subunit beta, producing the protein MKGNAPLVCWFQECRKEDVPLVGGKNSSLGELINAGIRVPPGFALTTHAYRQFIEQGKLSEKLMGLCDGIDDTDMQALEAASVEARRLIEETDLTYELEDSVAEYYRKLSNYCCMPATPVAVRSSATAEDLPDASFAGQQDTYLWIRGVDDVLNRVKTCISSLYTARAIAYRNKNKFKHHEVAISVGIQKMANSWTAGVMFTLNPSNGDRSSIVIDSNFGFGESVVSGEVTPDQFLVNKVSEEIMARTISCKEVCYTVDPITQTSIRSEVPAERQEVQSLLDHEIEELARMGKLIEKHYGRPMDVEWAVDKTVPSGGNIFILQARPETVWSARKTDPVSGGRKSALEHIVNSVMTGKRLQ
- the ppcB gene encoding phenylphosphate carboxylase subunit beta yields the protein MDLRNFIDKCEKAGELARVSAEVDWNLELSHISKVTEEKKGPALLFENIKGYDSPVFTGAFATASRLAMSVNMPGHYSLCDSAREWMNKTIDELIPAKEVKEGPILENIHSGKKVDLNMFPVPRFFPRDGGRYIGTATFLAIRDPDSGKVNLGTYRMQMLDEKRCGVQILPGKRGERIMNKYKKMGKKMPAAAVIGCDPLMMMAGALQHEGAQSQYDIIGSVRGAPSEYMLAPMTGLPIPAGAEIVLEGEIDPENFQPEGPFGEYTGYYTDELYKVIKKPCLEVKQILHRNNPILWATSVGRPVTDVHMLLSFTRTAMLWSDLAKMGIPGIKSVNVMPESAGRFWAVVSVKTMYPGHSSQVGQAVISTITGSYGIKGVIVVDEDIEADDVQRVFWALACRYDPMRGTELIKRGRSTPLDPALDPSVSKLITSRILLDATIPFEWEEKPVEVALDEATMEKINSRWDEYGIKL
- a CDS encoding PEP-utilizing enzyme, mobile region, with product MAKVQFPNPHDVETIPGTEGWERMYPYQYPFVTDDPERKAYEENAFWFYDGLHYPEPLYPFDTIWDEAWFLALSQYNTRIFSVPPVFGVDHRMINGYLYITPVPVKDPEVIQSRIAHFMERAGYYYENWNALEAKWEQKMKQTIADLEALEIPKLPEMEDLSVVKEGLGESTGYKLLKAYDNVIDLGIRCWQYHFEFLNLGYAAYVTFLDFCQKIFPDIPPQRVTQMISGIDVIMYQPDEELKNLARRAVDLGVDAEVRKGTDYEALKASLGGSDAGKQWLAAFEKARYPWFNVSTGTGWYHHDRSWNDDLSVPLSSIGIYIDKLHEGNSLERPMEAVQQERDRITAEYRNLISTDEDRATFDQLLGTAKTVFPYVENHLFYVEHWFHSVFWNKIREVAEIVKEFGIIEDVEDIWYLKRGEIRDVLWDVVTAWATNVKPRGTYTWPKEIDWRRGVMKKFQEWSPPPAVGPAPDVIQEPFTVVLWGVTNESLKSWSDIQNVANLDDIDSFKGFPGSPGSVEGKARVCRTVADIGQLEEGEILVAPTTSPSWAPVFIKIKACVTDVGGVMSHAAIVCREYGMPAIVGTGHATKIIKTGQMLKVNGTTGEVTIVK